In Sutterella faecalis, a genomic segment contains:
- the surE gene encoding 5'/3'-nucleotidase SurE — protein sequence MHILVSNDDGYRAPGIAALAKAMRRFGRVTIVAPDHNHSGASNSLTLNRPLTVEHMPGDDLYVVSGTPSDCVHVALTGLLDEKPDLVVSGINCGANMGDDTMYSGTVAAAIEGYLFGIPSIAFSQIDKGWAELESAAEVAGVVVEKFLPQIREKREAVLLNVNMPNMPREALQGIRATRLGRRSSAESVIREMSPRGFPIYWLGAAGKPADAAEGTDFWATSHGFVSVTPLQTDLTNHRQVGEAARWFDSDSLAGNR from the coding sequence ATGCACATTCTCGTATCGAACGACGACGGCTATCGGGCGCCCGGCATTGCGGCGCTCGCGAAAGCCATGCGCCGCTTCGGGCGCGTCACGATCGTCGCCCCCGACCACAACCACTCCGGGGCCTCGAACTCCCTGACGCTCAACCGCCCGCTCACGGTCGAGCACATGCCGGGCGACGACCTCTACGTGGTTTCGGGAACGCCTTCCGACTGCGTGCATGTTGCCCTCACGGGGCTCCTCGATGAAAAGCCCGACCTCGTGGTTTCAGGCATCAACTGCGGCGCCAATATGGGCGACGATACGATGTACTCGGGCACCGTGGCGGCTGCGATCGAAGGCTATCTCTTCGGCATTCCGTCGATCGCCTTTTCGCAGATCGACAAAGGCTGGGCGGAACTCGAATCCGCAGCCGAGGTCGCAGGCGTCGTCGTCGAGAAGTTCCTTCCGCAGATCCGGGAGAAGCGCGAAGCCGTGCTCCTCAACGTCAATATGCCCAACATGCCCCGCGAGGCGCTCCAGGGCATCCGGGCGACGCGGCTCGGCCGCCGGTCGTCCGCCGAATCGGTGATCCGCGAGATGAGCCCGCGGGGCTTTCCGATCTATTGGCTGGGCGCCGCAGGAAAGCCTGCCGACGCCGCGGAGGGAACGGACTTCTGGGCGACTTCGCACGGCTTTGTGTCCGTGACGCCCCTGCAGACCGATCTCACGAACCACCGGCAGGTGGGTGAAGCCGCCCGCTGGTTCGATTCGGATTCGCTTGCGGGCAATCGGTGA
- the rlmD gene encoding 23S rRNA (uracil(1939)-C(5))-methyltransferase RlmD codes for MGRRSKPKERTPEYFTVDVERLDQEGRGIAHVDGKVVFIQGALPGERVTYERLRSKTSFDIGRVTEIHKESVLRVQPRCPNFGIGPGSCGGCTMQHIEPSAQVAFKERILLDTLWRIGKVKPEEVLMPIYGPYWGYRHRARLTVRNVLKKGGVLVGFHEKSSSYVADMHECPVLTPNVSALLDPLRVLIEDLDMRDRMPQVEVAVGGDGRTALVFRTLDPVTPEDHEKLLAFGREKNLDIWLQPKGPETAHAALPENETKLGLELSEFNVRITFKPTDFTQVNHALNETMVSRAVRLLELTPDMKVADFFCGLGNFTLPIARRAKRVIGIEGSEGLVARARQGAADNGLAAKTAFRARNLFTWCEADWEELQKTLGGIDRVLIDPPREGALALARVLAKTDKRPGRVVYVSCNPATLARDCAVLHHEGGWKIRAAGIMNMFPHTGHVESIAVLEPGERPVEKSDEAEAIERRIAAEGDDNVKMHLSEEN; via the coding sequence ATGGGCCGCAGATCTAAACCGAAGGAGCGCACTCCCGAATACTTCACCGTCGACGTCGAGCGCCTTGACCAGGAAGGGCGCGGCATTGCGCACGTGGACGGCAAGGTGGTCTTCATCCAGGGTGCGCTGCCCGGAGAACGCGTGACCTACGAGCGGCTCCGCTCGAAGACGAGCTTCGACATCGGCCGCGTCACTGAAATTCATAAGGAAAGCGTTCTGCGCGTTCAGCCCCGGTGCCCCAATTTCGGCATCGGGCCCGGTTCCTGCGGTGGCTGCACGATGCAGCACATCGAGCCCTCGGCCCAGGTGGCCTTTAAGGAAAGGATTCTCCTCGACACCCTCTGGCGCATCGGCAAGGTGAAGCCCGAGGAAGTGCTGATGCCGATTTACGGCCCCTACTGGGGGTACCGCCATCGTGCACGCCTCACGGTGAGAAATGTGCTGAAGAAGGGAGGCGTCCTCGTGGGCTTTCATGAGAAGAGCTCTTCCTACGTGGCCGACATGCACGAGTGTCCGGTGCTTACGCCCAATGTTTCGGCGCTCCTTGATCCCCTTCGCGTGCTGATTGAGGACCTCGACATGCGCGACCGCATGCCGCAGGTCGAGGTAGCGGTCGGCGGCGACGGCCGTACGGCCCTCGTCTTCCGCACGCTCGACCCGGTGACCCCCGAGGATCATGAGAAGCTTCTCGCCTTCGGGCGCGAGAAGAATCTTGACATCTGGCTTCAGCCCAAGGGCCCGGAAACGGCGCATGCGGCGCTTCCCGAGAACGAAACGAAGCTCGGGCTCGAACTCTCCGAATTCAATGTCCGCATCACCTTCAAGCCCACGGACTTTACGCAGGTGAACCATGCGCTCAATGAAACCATGGTGTCGCGCGCCGTGAGGCTCCTCGAGCTCACGCCCGACATGAAGGTGGCGGACTTCTTCTGCGGCCTCGGAAACTTCACGCTCCCGATCGCAAGGCGCGCGAAGCGCGTGATCGGCATTGAAGGTTCCGAAGGTCTTGTCGCCCGGGCGCGCCAGGGCGCGGCCGACAACGGGCTCGCCGCAAAGACGGCGTTTCGCGCGCGAAACCTCTTTACCTGGTGCGAAGCCGACTGGGAGGAGCTTCAGAAGACGCTGGGCGGCATCGACCGCGTTCTCATCGACCCGCCGCGCGAGGGCGCGCTTGCGCTCGCCCGGGTGCTCGCTAAAACCGATAAGCGCCCGGGACGCGTGGTCTACGTGTCCTGCAATCCGGCAACGCTAGCCCGCGACTGCGCGGTGCTCCACCACGAGGGCGGCTGGAAGATCCGGGCTGCCGGCATCATGAATATGTTCCCGCACACGGGCCACGTCGAATCGATCGCGGTGCTCGAACCCGGCGAGCGTCCGGTTGAAAAGTCCGATGAGGCCGAAGCGATTGAACGCCGCATCGCAGCCGAGGGCGACGACAATGTGAAGATGCACCTCTCGGAAGAGAATTGA
- the tyrA gene encoding bifunctional chorismate mutase/prephenate dehydrogenase — protein MEHSEEIRLKLEKTDAALARLIAERLELASSLGREAAGEAGQPHGAADEAGLPPGLFEDILGRISREAAKRGKAEAFPSSVPQPKPVVIVGGSGGMGRQLKSHFERSGWPVRILERGDWDRADDILSGAGTVIVSVPIDVTVPVIRQLAGRIPADALLCDVTSVKTEPVHAMLAAHPGPVAGLHPMFGPDVAGFTGQVFVFAPGRDNGAAEPLLEQIRIWGARVVEVSAEEHDRAMSIIQALRHFTTYAYGTFLAKIHPDIRQILELSSPIYRLELEMVGRLFAQDPHLYADIILASPRNADLIRQYVENLWPELLVIAGRDREEFIRRFMAARAYFGDYAGQFMKESGRMLNLIQAERARK, from the coding sequence ATGGAGCATTCTGAAGAGATCCGCCTGAAGCTTGAGAAAACGGACGCAGCGCTCGCACGGCTGATTGCCGAGCGCCTTGAGCTCGCTTCATCGCTCGGGCGCGAGGCGGCCGGGGAAGCTGGGCAGCCTCACGGCGCGGCAGATGAGGCCGGACTCCCTCCGGGGCTTTTTGAGGACATTCTCGGGCGGATTTCAAGGGAAGCGGCAAAGCGCGGGAAGGCCGAAGCCTTTCCTTCTTCCGTTCCGCAGCCGAAGCCCGTCGTCATTGTGGGCGGCTCGGGCGGCATGGGCCGGCAGCTTAAAAGCCATTTCGAACGGTCGGGCTGGCCCGTGCGGATTCTCGAGCGCGGCGACTGGGACCGCGCCGACGACATTCTCTCCGGCGCCGGCACCGTGATCGTGTCGGTGCCGATCGACGTGACGGTGCCCGTGATCAGGCAGCTCGCAGGCCGGATTCCGGCCGACGCGCTCCTTTGCGACGTCACCTCCGTCAAGACCGAGCCCGTTCACGCCATGCTTGCTGCTCACCCCGGGCCCGTGGCGGGGCTTCACCCGATGTTCGGGCCCGATGTGGCTGGCTTCACGGGCCAGGTTTTTGTCTTTGCGCCCGGCCGCGACAACGGGGCGGCGGAACCTCTTCTCGAGCAGATCCGCATCTGGGGCGCTCGGGTGGTTGAGGTGTCGGCCGAAGAGCACGACCGCGCCATGTCGATCATTCAGGCGCTGCGGCACTTTACGACCTATGCCTACGGGACCTTTCTCGCAAAGATTCATCCCGACATCCGGCAGATTCTCGAACTCTCCTCTCCCATCTACCGGCTTGAGCTTGAGATGGTGGGGCGCCTCTTTGCGCAGGATCCGCATCTCTACGCCGACATCATTCTCGCGAGTCCGAGAAACGCGGATCTGATCCGCCAGTATGTGGAAAACCTCTGGCCCGAACTCCTCGTCATTGCCGGCCGCGACCGGGAGGAGTTCATCCGGCGCTTCATGGCGGCGCGCGCCTATTTCGGCGACTACGCGGGGCAGTTCATGAAGGAGAGCGGCCGGATGCTCAATCTCATTCAGGCCGAGCGCGCTCGGAAATAG
- the phoR gene encoding phosphate regulon sensor histidine kinase PhoR, producing the protein MTGRDDAGDVFPTLADGLSAQAAANTEKKEKRGEHLRRRGIVLAAAFLLISILAVFLNVRFASNAVTIVWAGSVILIFLLAAGLWQSLLKEDEKKDKRIRDRDQRYRQTLALLPEGVTILGENWRLEWVNKSAMEHFGLEAASLGASFFEAVKDEDFRRWLLERNYSRHYAFLDRAGRELEVAVVAPDLRHMMIVTHDVTERRRVDDMRRDFVANVSHELRTPLTVISGFLNMEVDAGKLPPEMLEHHRQLMLEQATRMRSLLDDLLLLSSLENKDESDDADAEVIAMPKLIEDVVREGKALSLGRHHITLEAEDISLIGDADEIRSAAMNLVSNAVRYTPEGGSIAVAWKRAGMGAALSVKDTGIGIEAKHIPRLTERFYRVDKGRSRDTGGTGLGLAIVKHVLRRNGGELLIESTPGKGSTFTMMFPESRIFSEDF; encoded by the coding sequence ATGACGGGACGCGACGACGCAGGGGACGTCTTTCCCACCTTGGCCGACGGACTTTCAGCTCAGGCTGCAGCGAATACGGAAAAAAAGGAAAAAAGAGGCGAGCATCTGAGGCGGCGCGGGATCGTGCTCGCCGCTGCCTTTCTTCTTATTTCGATTCTTGCCGTCTTTCTCAACGTGCGCTTCGCGTCGAACGCCGTGACGATTGTCTGGGCAGGATCGGTCATTCTGATCTTTCTTCTGGCGGCAGGCCTCTGGCAGTCTCTATTGAAGGAAGACGAAAAGAAAGACAAGCGCATCCGCGACCGCGATCAGCGTTATCGCCAGACCCTCGCGCTTCTCCCGGAAGGCGTCACGATTCTCGGCGAAAACTGGCGGCTCGAGTGGGTGAATAAAAGCGCGATGGAGCATTTCGGTCTGGAGGCGGCGTCCCTCGGCGCGAGCTTCTTTGAGGCGGTGAAGGATGAAGACTTCCGCCGGTGGCTTCTTGAAAGAAACTATTCCCGCCACTATGCGTTTCTGGACCGGGCCGGAAGGGAGCTTGAAGTGGCCGTGGTCGCGCCCGACCTTCGCCACATGATGATCGTCACGCATGACGTGACGGAACGCCGGCGCGTCGACGACATGCGGCGCGACTTTGTCGCAAACGTGAGCCACGAACTGAGAACGCCCCTCACGGTAATCAGCGGGTTCCTCAATATGGAGGTCGATGCCGGGAAGCTCCCGCCCGAAATGCTTGAGCACCACCGGCAGCTCATGCTCGAGCAGGCGACCCGCATGCGCTCGCTTCTCGACGACCTCCTCCTTTTGTCGAGCCTCGAAAACAAGGACGAGTCGGATGATGCCGACGCCGAGGTGATCGCCATGCCGAAGCTCATCGAGGACGTGGTGCGGGAGGGGAAGGCCCTCTCCCTCGGGCGCCACCACATCACGCTGGAGGCCGAAGACATCTCGTTGATCGGCGACGCGGATGAAATCCGGAGCGCCGCCATGAATCTCGTTTCAAACGCCGTCCGCTATACGCCGGAGGGCGGCTCGATTGCGGTCGCGTGGAAGCGCGCCGGCATGGGGGCGGCTTTGTCGGTGAAGGACACCGGGATCGGCATTGAGGCAAAGCACATTCCGCGCCTGACGGAACGCTTCTACCGGGTCGACAAGGGGCGCTCGCGCGACACCGGGGGCACGGGGCTCGGGCTCGCCATCGTGAAGCATGTGCTGAGACGCAACGGCGGCGAACTTCTCATTGAATCGACGCCGGGAAAAGGCTCGACCTTCACCATGATGTTCCCCGAATCCAGAATCTTCTCGGAAGACTTCTGA
- the iscB gene encoding RNA-guided endonuclease IscB, translating to MINVFVLDKDHKPLMPCRPARARRLLKGGRARVHKLHPFTIRIVDRTLAESAVQPVLIKLDPGSRETGIAVVREDVKKMHYALFFINLRHRGASIRDALTARRQLRRGRRSRNLRYRAPRFLNRRRAEGWLPPSLRHRVDTTKSWVDRLRRLVPAIGLAQELVKFDTQKLENPEISGTEYQQGELAGYELKEYLLEKFGRRCVYCGKSGVPLNVEHIVPKARGGSNRISNLAIACVECNQKKGAKPIEDFLKGKPDLLKRIRSQLKTPLRDASAVNATRWALFNSLKATGLPVSVGSGALTKFNRHLYGVPKEHWLDALCVGETRRAVFDERMQVLEVYCAGRGQYKRTRTDRYGFPVAYFMRTKRPYGVGTGDIVRMSVRSGKHPGVWTGRAFATNDGSVVMLQPDFRVRGRAKNCTILARNDGYGYSLTNS from the coding sequence ATGATCAACGTCTTTGTACTCGACAAGGACCACAAGCCGCTGATGCCGTGCCGTCCGGCGCGGGCAAGGCGGCTTCTCAAAGGAGGACGCGCACGGGTGCATAAGCTGCATCCGTTTACGATCCGCATTGTGGACCGAACGCTTGCCGAATCGGCAGTGCAGCCGGTCCTCATCAAGCTTGATCCCGGCTCTAGGGAGACGGGAATTGCCGTTGTGCGCGAGGATGTGAAGAAGATGCACTATGCGCTCTTTTTCATCAACCTCAGACATCGCGGCGCATCCATCCGTGACGCGCTCACGGCGAGGCGGCAGCTTCGCCGCGGACGCCGCAGCCGAAACCTCCGCTATCGAGCTCCACGGTTTCTCAACCGCAGGAGAGCTGAAGGGTGGCTGCCGCCCTCTCTGAGACACCGCGTCGATACAACGAAATCCTGGGTCGATCGTCTTCGCCGGCTTGTTCCGGCGATCGGCCTGGCTCAGGAGCTTGTGAAGTTTGATACGCAGAAGCTGGAGAACCCGGAGATCTCCGGAACGGAGTATCAGCAGGGCGAGCTTGCGGGCTATGAGCTCAAGGAATACCTCCTTGAAAAGTTCGGCCGCAGATGCGTTTACTGCGGGAAGAGCGGCGTGCCGCTCAACGTGGAGCACATCGTGCCGAAGGCAAGGGGCGGCAGCAATCGCATCTCCAACCTTGCAATTGCCTGCGTTGAATGCAACCAGAAGAAAGGAGCAAAGCCGATAGAGGATTTCCTCAAAGGCAAACCCGATCTTCTAAAGCGCATCCGAAGTCAGCTCAAAACGCCGCTCAGGGATGCTTCAGCCGTCAATGCGACGCGCTGGGCGCTCTTCAACTCGCTGAAGGCAACCGGTCTTCCGGTTTCAGTCGGCTCCGGAGCGCTCACCAAGTTCAATCGGCACCTCTACGGCGTGCCAAAGGAGCATTGGCTTGACGCACTCTGCGTCGGCGAGACGCGAAGGGCGGTCTTTGACGAACGCATGCAGGTCCTTGAGGTCTACTGCGCCGGCAGAGGCCAGTACAAGCGCACGAGAACCGACAGGTACGGGTTCCCGGTTGCCTACTTCATGAGAACAAAGCGTCCTTATGGCGTGGGTACGGGAGACATTGTGCGAATGTCCGTACGCAGCGGTAAACATCCCGGCGTATGGACGGGAAGAGCTTTTGCAACCAACGACGGGAGCGTCGTAATGCTGCAACCAGATTTTCGCGTAAGAGGTCGTGCCAAAAATTGCACGATTCTTGCAAGAAACGATGGCTATGGGTATTCACTAACCAATAGTTGA
- a CDS encoding peptidoglycan DD-metalloendopeptidase family protein, with product MMRVLSRSRTGFILGAAALVLAGCSSLPPGEVPIVNRNVASGESTALDSPITLGGISDSGATHTVAPGDTIYNISQRYGVNASDLMQMNAITDPTTLRLGQVLHLPRATKAPVTTASSAVKIHRLEAQAPIETATVIAPAETSSSEPVIKAAEEKPAVHEAKAPEKKEAPAVIPGTRFLWPARGPILSDYAKNGKGLDIGGTEGSVVVAAGAGQILFVGGGVKGYGNLVIVKHTPTLVTAYGHNSKVVVKPGDQVKAGQKIAEMGSTDADRVMLRFEVRDKGQPVDPMKYLPPARQ from the coding sequence ATGATGCGCGTTTTATCTCGTTCACGTACCGGTTTCATCCTCGGCGCCGCGGCGCTCGTGCTCGCGGGCTGCTCCTCGCTTCCGCCCGGCGAGGTGCCGATCGTCAACAGAAATGTGGCTTCCGGAGAAAGCACGGCGCTTGACTCCCCGATCACCCTCGGGGGCATCTCCGACTCGGGCGCGACGCACACGGTGGCCCCGGGCGATACGATCTACAACATCTCCCAGCGCTACGGCGTCAACGCCTCCGACCTCATGCAGATGAACGCCATCACGGATCCGACGACGCTGCGCCTGGGGCAGGTGCTGCATCTTCCGCGCGCGACGAAGGCTCCCGTGACGACGGCAAGCTCCGCGGTGAAGATTCATCGCCTGGAAGCGCAGGCTCCCATTGAAACCGCAACCGTCATTGCTCCGGCGGAAACCTCCTCGAGCGAACCGGTGATCAAGGCGGCGGAGGAAAAGCCCGCGGTTCATGAAGCCAAGGCGCCCGAAAAGAAGGAAGCGCCTGCCGTCATTCCCGGCACGCGCTTTCTCTGGCCCGCACGCGGTCCGATTCTTTCCGACTACGCCAAAAACGGCAAGGGCCTTGATATCGGCGGGACGGAAGGTTCCGTCGTCGTGGCGGCGGGCGCCGGTCAGATCCTCTTCGTGGGCGGCGGCGTCAAGGGTTACGGGAATCTCGTGATCGTGAAGCATACGCCGACCCTTGTGACCGCCTACGGTCACAATTCCAAGGTGGTCGTGAAGCCGGGCGACCAGGTGAAGGCCGGGCAGAAGATTGCCGAAATGGGAAGCACCGACGCCGACCGCGTGATGCTGCGCTTTGAGGTCCGCGACAAGGGCCAGCCCGTTGATCCGATGAAATACCTCCCGCCGGCACGCCAATAA